In the genome of Eschrichtius robustus isolate mEscRob2 chromosome 2, mEscRob2.pri, whole genome shotgun sequence, the window ggtgcTGGAGGCGGGCGAGCTCACGTTCATTTCACCTGTGCCAGCCTCGCGCACATTTCTGAGCCCTCCTATCCCACACCCATCCCCACCATGCTGCCCACCTGCTTCAGAGTAACCCAGGCGGTGGTGCACATATTCCTGGGGCCATTCCAGACTGAAAAGCTATGCTCTTCCTTTGAAAAGCTCTCTGTGATTTCGATGCACACAAGTCAGAACCTGCGGCAAAGCCAGCTTGTTCAGGTAGGTTCTGGGACCACCtccatcagaatcccctggaacACTTAACTAAATGCAGATGCCAAGGCCTGCTCCCCCAGATGCTTTGATTCAGTGTATTTGGAGTGGAACCCAAGAGGGTGCATTTGAGGGAAAGCATCTCAGGTGATTCTGGTGCAGGAGTTTCCTAGACCACGCCGACGAGCCTGGAGGCTTTCAGAGGGCGCACAACTTCTATTGAATTGCCTGCAGGAATTCTATGCATGTATGCATCTTTCTGGTAGTGCCCATGGCTTACACTAGATCGTCAAAGGGTCTAGGACCTAAATGCAGGTTAAAGACCCATAGTGGCAGGAAGATCCAATATCAGACAGAAAGAGAATGGCGAGGTGATCTGGGTCCCAGGATGGTCACCTTTGTCCCCACCTGCAGACCTCTCCCTCCACTAGACCCACATTTAAACTGAGTCACCAGTGTCTGCTGTCAGGAGCTCTAGGAGTAAAGGTGGGGGTTACTGCCCAGAGACCCACAGTGGGGAGGGGTGCCTTACTTGAAATGGTGGTAGTCATGGAATTCAGGTGAAGGCAAGAAGGGTAGGTGGTAGCCACAGTGggagatgatggtgatgatgaggaCCAAAGAAAACCAGATGGTGATGGAGGACAAGTGGGAACCCATGACTATTGGACCCACCATCGCCGGCAGCATGTTGGAGACCTGCAAGGAGAGGGCTGTTTGAAGAGGGGCCCAAGGGGATGGAGGGGACGCAGGTGGGTGTCCGGGAAGACTTCTTGACACAGATCTGGGGAAGCTGAATGAGTTTCTGGACTTGATTTGCTGGACTCCTTCAGATATGAAACTTAGGATAAGTTATTAACTGTTTGAACCTCAACTTCCTCATTAGCAAAATGAGGATTTAAacagttgttgggaggattaaatgagataacttaCATTGGGCATCTAGCATCGCCCGGCATATGCCAACAACAAATGGTAGCTGTTGAATGGGCAGAAGAAAGAGCCAGTGTGATCCCGTTCTGTGCAGGAGACTAGCTTAGGGAAGGGGGTTGGCGCCCGCTGCCCTTTCCTCTGGGGGAGCCGAGCTCTACTCACCACATGCTCAATAGGATGTGCATAGAGAGAGATCACACCAATGGGAGCTGTCCACTCGTGGTGTTTCTTGTGGATTTTCTTGTAGAGTTTTGGGTGGTGAAGGAGGCTGGGAAGAGAGTTAACAGTTGATAAATCAGccaacctccctctccccctcccccaccagaacACGAGAAACCAAAGGTAGGAACTGGGGTTATATCCATGGAGCAAAGTTTCACATCCAGTGAAAACACACTGGATTGGTGCTCCGACAGCCCTGCCTTGTGAGTTCTTCTGGTGATGTTGCCTCTCTCTACCTCAGTTGTatgagctgtaaaatggggatgatggccAGAAAGGATTCAATTAAGGGAATGAATGGGAAACTACCCCGCCACACACAAGAACGGAGATTCCGGACACTCGTAGGTGGTCTCACACTGTCAGCTGTGGAGCGAAGAGTCGTCTTCGTGTTTACTAGTTAGCGGGAGGCTCTTGATGCCAGGTGCTGTTGGTCGCACCCCTACAACTCCGAGGAGGCCAGGTTTCACCCTCACTGGTGGGTGAACCTGGGAGAGTGAGGAGCTGGCTGGGCTCAGGAAGGAAAGCTCTCACCGGTGTGCGTAGTAGAACAGCACTTCCTCAATCAGCGTGAAGACTGCCAGCTCCAGGAGGAACCAGTGGAAGGTGGGTAGCTCTCGGCGGCAGGGGTCTCCCCGCAACTTGAGGATGGGATAGAGCCAGACCATCATGGGGAAAGAGATCACCAACTGGTTGAAGAGAACCGTGTGGATAGCCTGGCGTAGTTTCATGGGGTCCACCTGCCcagggggaagaaggaagaaaggaggtggACGAGAGTGTGGGAAGCAGGTCTTTCCCTTCTAGGAACCAGGCTCCTCTGCGACCAGCTCTCGGGAGGCCCTCGCTCGGCGCTGGATGCTAGGAGTGATGTCTGGCTGTAGCCAGCAACCCCTGAGTGCTGCGCAGCCCAGGGGTGGAACCACCTGGTAATGCCCTGCCTTTGGAAACTCCCCTCCCCTGGCCTTAGTCTCTGCCTGAAGCTGCGTGCTCCTTCCTGCTTCTGCAGCTTCCACCACTGTCCTCCCCATTTCTCTGGCCAGGCCCAACCCCACGTACTCCCGACAGGCATCCTGGGGAGCCTCCAGGGTGCTTGGAGAAGGCTCCCAGCCTCATTCCTTCTTCAGCCTTTTGGTCCCTGCTCATCCAGAGAGCCTTGACCAGGATCAGGTGCAGAGATCAGGGTCGCCTGCCTCCTCATGTGGTCCAGCCTCACTGGACGGGAGCCGGGGAGCTGCTCTCTGGCCTCTTGTCCCACTTGCTGTGAGCAGGTCTTGCTGGTTTTCAGGGTGGGGCTGTCAGGATGAGGGGCTGCCTGCGCATTCTCCCCAGATCGCTGTGGAGAGCTGGCCCCACGTGCTCACATCCCTTTGAGCCTCAAGACTACAGCCAGCGTTTCCTTGGGAGCCAGTAACCCCTGACCCTTCCATTTGTCAGAGCCCTGGAGCTCCTGGGAGTAGCCCCATGACCACAGGTCACTTGCTGGTCCTCATGAACTGGTTTGGCATTCTCAAAGGGGATGCCCTCCTGAGAaatgtctgcaagctggagggtTTCTGCTCCAAGGTGAGGCCGGGTTCAGCGTGGTCCTCATACTTTAGGCCTGCCTGTTCCTCTGGCTTTTCCATGTCCTGCGTGTATTGATGGACCAGAATTCACTCTCTAAACCTTCAGTTCCATCCCACGGTGAAGCCAGGTCTGGGCAGCCTTGGTTTGAGAGCACCACAGAGGAAGCCATACACCTCTTCTGGCAACCTTGACCGGGAGGTGGGTGTGACATACGATCATTCATTcagctgatatttattgagcaccctctATGTTTCTGGCAGTGTTCTATGTGCTGGGAAggaagcagtgaacaaaacaaagattccTGCCCTCACTGAGTTTATACTCTTATCGTTTTAAATAGAATGGTCAGGGTAGGCTCCATTGAGATGGTGAGATTTGAACAAAGATGAGGGAAACAGGTATCTGGGGGAAGTGTCTTCTGGCAAAGGGAAGAGCTGGTGAAAAGGCTCTACGACAGGCCACACTCCTGGCGTACGTGGCTGGAGAAGAGTGAGGTGTGAGGTGTGAGGTGTGAggtggggaggagtgggaggggagGTCAAAGAGGTAGGGAGGAGCCAGTGCATACAGGGCCCCGTAGGCCACTTTGAGGACCTTGGCTTTTATTCCAAGAGAAGCGAGGGTCATCCCGAGGTTGTGAGCGGAGAAGTGACAGGATCTTACAAGgctactctggctgctgtgttgggaATAGACAGTAGGAGACCAAGAATACAAACGGGAAGACTAGAAGTGCTAAAGTACGCATATGAGAGGATGGTGACTCAGACCAGGGAGGTGGCgatggaggtggtgagaaatggTTGGGTCCTGGATCCATTTTGGAAATTGAGCCAGTAGGGTTTCCTGATAGATTGGATGTGGTGTACGAGGGAAAGAGAGTTGTCAAGGGTGACTCCAAGGCCTTTGGACTGAGACGCTCCCCAACTGAGACTGGGGAGGCTGTGGATATCAAAGGCTTTGGGGGCTGGGAGATCAGGAATCCTCTTTGGTTCATGTTGGATTGGAGATGTCAAGGAGGCATTTGGATATTTAATCCTGGATCAGGAGAGAATTCTGGGCTCGAGAGGTAAGTTGGTGAACTGTTGGCGTTGAGGTGGTTGTTTAAAGTCATGATGCTGAGGGGATGAGGACGGAGAATACGACTGGGGCTGTGCCCTGAGTGTCAACATAAAGAGGCTGGGGAGGTTAGGTTGAGGAGGAACCAGAAAGGAGACTGTGAAGGGGTGAGTGGTGAGGTGTGAGGACAGAGTGGGGCCTTGGGAGCCGGTATAAGAAGCTACAACAGAATGGGGGATGAGCAACTTGTGGAAACAGTCCTGGTAGGTCTAATGAGACAGGCCTGCGACAGGAGCACTGGTGACCTTGCCCTGGACAATTGTGGTGGAGCGGTGGAGGTGAAGGCCTGATGTGAGGAGGTTTCCAGAGGAGGTGAGATGATTGTTTTGTGATTATTTTAGGAAGTGCAGGCTGAAGGATTTAGAGTTTCATGATGTCTGAACTTAGTTTCAAATGATGAAGCAAAAAATTATAGATGcatagatatttatatttttatatacagaaaaagCACATGTTGTAAAATGTTTAAGACTGGAGAATCTAGGTGGTATATAAATGAGTGATCAGGGTACTACTGCCTTTTCAACTTCTGTAtatgtgttttcaatttttcataaTTATGAAATTTTGGGAAAAGACAGTGGACAGAGAGAAATCAGAAACTGTATAGACAAG includes:
- the FAXDC2 gene encoding fatty acid hydroxylase domain-containing protein 2 isoform X2 is translated as MRRTAFILGSGLLLLVALWNSVTWHLQRFWGASGYFWQAQWERLLSTFEGKEWLLYILGATQVPILFFWTLSGLLLVVDTTGKPNFISRYRIQVGKNDPVDPMKLRQAIHTVLFNQLVISFPMMVWLYPILKLRGDPCRRELPTFHWFLLELAVFTLIEEVLFYYAHRLLHHPKLYKKIHKKHHEWTAPIGVISLYAHPIEHVVSNMLPAMVGPIVMGSHLSSITIWFSLVLIITIISHCGYHLPFLPSPEFHDYHHFKFNQCYGVLGVLDHLHGTDTVFKKTKAYERHTILLGFTPLSESIPDPPKKMD